The Edaphobacter flagellatus sequence TGATACTTCTGTGCGTCGATCCAGTCAGGCACTGAGTGAGATGGTCACTTGTGAGGACAACTTGCTCGTAATATGCGTCAGAAAAGGTTCGGGGAACCATAGCAGGTGAGCATATGGCATTTGGGGCCATTTTGAGAGCCGTTGATAATACCAAATCGGCTGTTTGCTTCCACCAGTCGAGGGCGCTTAGGTCTGCAGTATCGACATCTTTTGGGAAATAAGGCCAAGACGGAAGGCATCCCCTCTCACTGCGAGGGGAATATAGCTGGGGATCGAATATCACTTCGAAGCTAGTACGTTGCTTCTCTCGCGTTTTTTCGACATATTTCAACATTTCATCCGAGGTCTGGTTAACCGGGCTCAATATCGAACCTTTGTAGGTGGCCAGATTCAGATCAAAGGTCAGGTTGGCCGAGTCGTTACCCATTTGGTGATAAGTAGCCATATAACCCTCTTACTGAGTTCGCCAAGCATCCCGAAGTTGGCTCGGCGTTCTAAAACGATCAATTGGGAATTGATTCACCATCTTCCGGAGAGCAGGCAAATGCGATTCCACTGCAAATCGAAAAAACTGCGCCTGTGGGTCCGACCCGTCTGCAACTCGGTCTACACACTCATAACCTGAGTCAAGATCGGTCGAATAAGGATGTTTGCGACCTTGAGCCATCGTGAGTGTTACTCCAAGAGCAAACTGATCTGACCTCCAGTCAATCATCTCCTTCCGATTATTAAGTTGTTCAGACGGAGCAAAAAGTGGTGTGCCTGGGCCCATCGATACCCATGTTTGAGTCAATGAAGAACGGGAAAGATCTCTAACGATACCGAAGTCCACCACCACAGGTTGCCAAGATAACGAGGACCGAAACATGATGTTGTCAGGTTTTAAGTCACGATGAACTAGGTTGAGTTGATACAAGTGATCGAGTACTTCGATCAGAGCCGCACCTACTTCTAGTGTTTGTTCTCTTGTTAGGGGTGTTGTTTTCACTCTGTCCGCGAGCGTGCCGCCTGCTATGTACTCCTCAATAAGACATGTGTATGTCGATGTACCCAAACTAAAGGTCTCAACGGATTCAAGCTGGGCGATATTCGGATGACTGCATCTAACTATGGCATCGATTTCACGTTCAGTTCTAGAGTGAGAGGATTTGTGTCCAATTACTTTTAAGGCCAGCGAGCGCGTTCCATCATCTACAAGAAAGGTCTCCTTAAATGCTCCTGCCCCAACCCGTTTACGAAAATGCAGACTTTTTTTTGCAGCGTAAGCCTTCGCTACGATTTCCATGGGCGCTCACGTTCACACCGAAGCAAGACTTCTAGCCTGTGCAGTAATCCAAGGCTCTAGTGGCGGAGATGGATTGGGCGTGAATAGGATTTTTATTTGCCCACCTACAATACAGCAAATTCCCACTCCTCTTACTTCGAATTCATTCATAAATTTAAGGGCGAAGTTTGCTTTTGGTTCTGGCATGAGAATGTATGACTCTTCAGCGAAGCACGTGTTTCTGTAAGCTTGATCGAGGGCTTTACGCCAGTCGATAAGCTTTGCCTCAATTGCGATCGTGGAGTTGTCGGTCGTAATGACTACGTCGGTCTTACCGCGAGCGTAGAAAAATTCCTGAACAATACCTACTTCCCCCCACGGTGTTTCACCCGAACGCAGTAGGTCAACAAACGTCGCCACTAGTGTCGCTTCTGAACTCATGCTTAAAAGGTCCTAACGCTCTTTTCGCCCAATTGTCCTTCAAAACTAGCTGTTCAGTACATCCATTTTCAGATGTACCTAGCTAGCTATCGTCCGAACCTCTGCCTACCCTGCAACTGGCTCATCATTCTTTGCTGGGCTTTCATGCCGCCGCCTGAGCCCATGGTTTTGAAGACCTTGCGCATCTGGGCGTACTGGCGTAGGAGATTGTTGACGTCCTGGACGGTGGTGCCGGAGCCGTGGGCGATGCGTTTGCGGCGGCTGCCGTTGATGATCTCGTGGTCGATGCGTTCTTTTTGGGTCATCGAGTTGATGATGGACTCGACGCGGGTGAACTGGCTCTCGTCGACGTTGTCGATGGCCTGCGACATGCCGGCGAAGGGTCCGACGGAGGGGAGCATCTTGAGGATGGACTTCATGGAGCCCATCTTTTTGATCTGACGGAGCTGGTCGCGGAAGTCCTCGAGGGTGAAGCCGTCGCCGGAGAGGGCCTTTTTGGCGAAGGCCTCGGCCTTGCCGCGGTCGAGTTTTTCTTCGGCGCGCTCGAGCAGGGTGGCGATGTCGCCCATGCCCATGATGCGGGAGACGATGCGGTCGGGGTGGAAGGGCTCGAAGGCGTCGGGTTTTTCGCCGGTGCCGAGGAACTTGATGGGCTGGCCGGTGATGTTGCGGATGGAGAGGGCTGCGCCGCCGCGGGCGTCGCCGTCCATCTTGGTGAGGATGGCTCCGGTGATCTGGAGGCGGTCGTTGAAGGCCTTGGCGGAGTTGACGGCGTCCTGGCCGGTCATGGCGTCGGCGACGAAGAGGATCTCGGAGGGGGAGAGGAGCTTTTTGAGCTGCGCCATCTCGTCCATGAGGGCTTCGTCGATGCCGAGGCGGCCGGCGGTGTCGACGATGAGCATGTCGCAGCCGAAGTTGGCGGCTTCGCGCTTGGCTTCCTTCGCAAGGCGGAGGACGTCGTCGGTGCCCGGTTTGTCGCTGGTGATTTTGCCTTCGTAGAGATTGGCGTTGATGGATTGAGCGACGACGCGGAGCTGCTCGCGGGCAGCGGGGCGGTAGACGTCGACGGAGACGAGCATGGGCCGGTGGCCGGCCTTCTTGAGCCACTGGGCAAGCTTGGCGGAGGTGGTCGTCTTACCGGAGCCCTGGAGGCCAGCCATGAGGATGACGGAGGGCGGCTGGGAGGATTTCTGGAAGCGGGCGGTGTCGCGGCCGAGGATGTTGACGAGCTCGTCGTGGACGATCTTGACGAGCTGCTCGGTGGGGGAGAGCGCGGTGGCGACCTGGGAGCCCATGGCGCGGGTGCGGATGTGCTCGATGAGGGAGTCGACGACGGCGAGGTTCACGTCGGACTCGAGGAGAGCAATGCGGATCTCGCGGAGGGCGTCGCCGATGTTTTCGTCGGTGATGGTGCCCTGGCCACGGAGGTTTTTGAAGGAACGCTGGAGCTTATCGGAGAGATTCTCGAACATGACTGGTTTAAGTTTACCAGTGCGGAGCGGAAGATTTGACGGAGCTAGTTGACCTGGACGAGGGTTCCTCCCTTGACGAAGGTGATGACAAGGTCGACGAGGTGGGTATTGGGGTCAGAGAAGGCCTTATAGGTGGCTGAGTAACCGTTGAGGGAGCGGAGCGCAGTGTTCTTGTTAAGGAAGGTGGTGAGGTAGTTGACGTCGTAGAAGTCGCCTGGGTTCATGCGCCATGCGGAATCGAATTCCTTGCGCTGGACGTCGGAGAGGCCTTCGGCTTTGACGGAGTGCAGGCGGTACTGCTCGCCGGGGACGACGTGGACGGTATAGGAGACGTGGTGCGTGGCTTTGTCGAGGGAGGCCGGGGCCTGCACTTTGACGTCCTGATAGCCCTTGGCGTAGTAGGCGCGGGCAAGCGTGGTGAGGCTTTGTTTGAGGGCGAGCTGCGAGGCGACGTCTTCAGGTTTGAGCTTGGCCTGCTTGTCGAAGTCGGCGGTGCTCATGACATCGGAGCCGGGCCAGGTGAGGCGGGAGAGATGATAGGGCTCGCCTTCGCTGACAG is a genomic window containing:
- a CDS encoding serine/threonine protein kinase, with protein sequence MEIVAKAYAAKKSLHFRKRVGAGAFKETFLVDDGTRSLALKVIGHKSSHSRTEREIDAIVRCSHPNIAQLESVETFSLGTSTYTCLIEEYIAGGTLADRVKTTPLTREQTLEVGAALIEVLDHLYQLNLVHRDLKPDNIMFRSSLSWQPVVVDFGIVRDLSRSSLTQTWVSMGPGTPLFAPSEQLNNRKEMIDWRSDQFALGVTLTMAQGRKHPYSTDLDSGYECVDRVADGSDPQAQFFRFAVESHLPALRKMVNQFPIDRFRTPSQLRDAWRTQ
- the ffh gene encoding signal recognition particle protein, with the protein product MFENLSDKLQRSFKNLRGQGTITDENIGDALREIRIALLESDVNLAVVDSLIEHIRTRAMGSQVATALSPTEQLVKIVHDELVNILGRDTARFQKSSQPPSVILMAGLQGSGKTTTSAKLAQWLKKAGHRPMLVSVDVYRPAAREQLRVVAQSINANLYEGKITSDKPGTDDVLRLAKEAKREAANFGCDMLIVDTAGRLGIDEALMDEMAQLKKLLSPSEILFVADAMTGQDAVNSAKAFNDRLQITGAILTKMDGDARGGAALSIRNITGQPIKFLGTGEKPDAFEPFHPDRIVSRIMGMGDIATLLERAEEKLDRGKAEAFAKKALSGDGFTLEDFRDQLRQIKKMGSMKSILKMLPSVGPFAGMSQAIDNVDESQFTRVESIINSMTQKERIDHEIINGSRRKRIAHGSGTTVQDVNNLLRQYAQMRKVFKTMGSGGGMKAQQRMMSQLQGRQRFGR